A genomic stretch from Bos javanicus breed banteng chromosome 29, ARS-OSU_banteng_1.0, whole genome shotgun sequence includes:
- the LOC133240896 gene encoding olfactory receptor 10D3-like, translated as MIVFPFMNLLVASCGFWCCGSLTYCHFPSFQDKNLTFTEIRNHTLVKEFILLGIPRTQGQEVVLFVVFFIFYACTLLGNLLILLAVVSDSRLHTPMYFFLCNLSVLDIGFSSVSTPKMLANLLVKSRVISLDGCMSQVFFYHFLGCTESLLYTVMAYDRFAAICHPLRYAIIMNRRACALLVAGTWAISSFHATSLTTLTFQLPYCGSNEIDYFFCDIFPVVKLACSNTLVIETVSFTNIGLIPMICFLLIVCSYLRIITAVLKMRSAEGRHKAASTCASHLSVVTLFFGPCALVYTQPSLSEVLVTPVQIFASVITPMLNPTIYTLRNKDVKGALKKLVGGQMVSEGGH; from the coding sequence ATGATCGTCTTTCCTTTTATGAATCTATTGGTAGCAAGCTGCGGATTTTGGTGCTGTGGGTCATTAACTTACTGTCACTTCCCCTCTTTCCAGGACAAAAATCTAACTTTTACAGAGATAAGGAATCACACTTTGGTTAAAGAGTTCATCCTGTTGGGCATCCCTCGAACCCAGGGGCAAGAAGTTGTGCTGTTTGTGGTGTTCTTCATCTTCTACGCCTGCACTCTGCTAGGAAATCTGCTTATCCTGCTAGCTGTGGTGTCTGATTCCCGCCTCCACACTcctatgtatttctttctttgtaaccTCTCTGTGCTGGACATTGGTTTCTCTTCTGTGAGCACCCCAAAGATGTTGGCCAACCTGCTGGTGAAGAGCCGGGTCATCTCCCTGGATGGCTGCATGTCCCAGGTCTTCTTTTACCACTTCCTAGGCTGCACGGAGTCTCTGCTCTACACGGTGATGGCGTATGACCGATTTGCTGCAATCTGCCACCCGCTGCGTTATGCCATCATCATGAACCGTCGGGCGTGTGCCCTGCTGGTGGCTGGCACCTGGGCTATTAGCTCTTTCCACGCCACAAGTCTCACTACACTGACCTTCCAATTGCCATACTGTGGGTCTAATGAGATAGATTATTTCTTCTGCGACATCTTTCCTGTTGTCAAATTGGCCTGTAGTAACACACTCGTCATTGAGACGGTGAGCTTCACCAACATTGGCCTCATTCCCATGATCTGTTTCCTCCTCATTGTTTGCTCCTACTTGCGCATCATCACTGCAGTGCTAAAGATGCGCTCGGCTGAGGGGCGGCACAAGGCGGCGtccacctgtgcctcccacctCTCTGTGGTCACTCTGTTCTTTGGGCCCTGTGCTCTTGTCTATACCCAGCCGTCTTTGAGTGAGGTGCTGGTCACTCCAGTGCAAATCTTTGCAAGTGTAATCACTCCCATGCTGAACCCCACAATCTATACTTTGAGAAACAAAGATGTCAAGGGCGCCCTGAAGAAACTGGTTGGGGGCCAGATGGTTTCAGAAGGAGGTCACTAG